The genomic window CCGAACAGCCCCTGGTAGAAGTCGATGGACCGTTGCTGGTCCGAGACGAACACGGTGAAATGGTTGATGTCGTGGAGCGCGATCAAGCCGGCGCCCGGCGGCGGCTCGGGCGTCTCGCAGAGCTCGCCGAGCAGCCCTTCACCGCCGCAGTAGGTAACGTCCTGGAGCTGGCCCACGACGCCGTCGGGATCACCGAAGTAGAGCTCGGGAGTGCCTTCCGGCGCCCCGCCGAACTCGGCCCCGCGCATCCGGATGCGCACGCGCCGCGGTGCGTTCCCGCCCCCCGGTTCGGCCGGGGCGACCCCGTTCTCCCCCAGGATCCTGACCAGCCGGGCGTCGTCGAAGTCGTCCACCGTCAGGCAGAAGTGGCTGATGCGGGGCTGCACGTCGGGTCTTCCGCCGCCCAGGGCGAGGAACTGCGGGCCGTTCCCGATCCGCAGGACGAGCGTCCGCGCCTGGCGCGCGGCGATCGTCATCCCGAACAGGCCCTGGTAGAACTCCCGCGACCGCCCGATATCGGTGACGGTCAACGTGAGGTGGTTCCAGGAACGCACCGGTATCGGCGGTCCGCTCGCCTGTCCGGCCGCCAGACCGGTCCGCGGCAGGACGGCCGGCGCCGCCGCCAATGCGGCCAGCGATCCCATGAACGACCGGCGCGTCAGGCGTGAGTCGCCATCCCTGCGCCGAACGTCGTCGGCGGCGGCGAGGATATCGTGCATGGCTCGGCTCCTGTCGAAAGGGGGGACCCGGTGGCGTGGCGGTACATTATAGTCGCCTCACCCGTGTCGCCCTCGCGGAAGACTTGGCAGGGTTGGTTTCGCTGCCCGCGTCCGGATCGGCGGGCGTCGCGTGTCATCCTCGCCTCACGACGTCGAGCCGGCGAGGGCGAACCGGGGCGACCGGACCGGCCGGCATCGAGCGCAGGCACGCTGCGCCGGACACGCGACGAGACGGTCCACACGCTGGGGAGTTCACATGGCGCCCGCGTTCACTCCACCACCGGCCACGGTATCCGAGGCGCTCTCGCTTCTGCCCGGCGACGCGCTTCATCCGCTGATGCGTCTGCTGCCGATAGACAGACCACTACCCACGCGCAAGGCGGACATGGTGGCCGCTATCGAGCGCCACCTGTCCGACAACTCCCTGCGGGAACTCTGGAACCGGCTCGACGAGACCCAGCAGCTCGCGGTCAGCGAAGCCCTGAGCACCCCGCACTCCATCTTCCATCCACACGCGTTCAAGGCGAAGTACGGCAAATTGCCCTTCGGCTTCGACCCGGACGCTTCACGGACGAAAGCCCCCGTGCTGCGCTTGTTCCTCTATGCAAGCCACCGCTACGAGACCCCGACCATCATCCCGCCCGACCTGGCGCAGCGCCTGCGAGCGTTCGTCCCGCCGCCGCCGGAGACCGAGCTCGCCGCCGACGACGACCTGCCCGACACGGTGCAGCAGCCCCGGTTCCGATACCTCCACCGCGGCCAGAAGCAGGAGTTCGATCCGGTGGCGCTGACCCGGCGCGACATGGAACGGGCCGCCCACCACGACCTGTTCGCGGTACTGCGACTCATCGACGGCGGCCGGGTCGCGGTGAGCGCCAAGACGCGGCGGCCGTCAGCGGCGGCGAGCCGGTCCATCGCCGCGGTGCTCGAAGGGGGCGACTTCCTGGAGCCGGCGGCGGGCGAGACGCCGGAACGGGAGCAGGAAATCGGTCCGATCAGAGCGTTCGCCTGGCCGTGCCTGATGCAGGCGGCCAGACTGGCCGAGTTGCGTGGGTCCCGGCTCGCGCTGACGAAGTCGGGTCGCGCAGCTCTCGCGGCGCCAGCGGCGGAGACGTTGCGCCGTCTCTGGAAGCGCTGGCTCGGAACCACGCTGCTGGACGAGTTCAGCAGGGTCGAAGCCATCAAGGGCCAGTCCCGCGGCAGGGGCCGCCGATCGTTGACCGCCGCGTCGGGTCGCCGGCCGGTGGTCGCCGACGCGCTGGCGGAATGCCCGGTCGGCCGGTGGGTGCGCTTCGACGACTTCTCGGAGTTCATGCAGGCGGCGTCCTTCCGTTTCGACGTGACCCGCGACCCCTGGCATCTGTACCTCTCGGAGCCGGAGTACGGCAGCCTGGGATACAACGGCTCTCACGATTGGCACATTCTCCAGGGCCGGTACCTCCTCTGCCTGCTGTTAGAGTACGCCGCCACCCTGGGACTGATCGACGTCGCCTACACCGATCCGGCCGATGCGCGGCCGGACTTCACGCACATGTGGGGCGCCGACGACCTTGCGTACCTGAGCCGCTACGACGGCCTGCAGTATTTCCGGCTGAATCCACTGGGCGCATATTGCCTGGGTCTCGCCGAGGTCTACGAGCCGAGCGTACCGCCGGCGCGGGCGGCCCTGACCGTCTATCCCGGTCTCTGGCTGCAGGCGGCCGCCGCGTTGTCGCCCGACGAGCGGCTGATGCTGGAGACCTACGCGGACGAGGCAGAGGACGGCGTCTGGCGTCTGGATGGAGACAAGGCGCTGTCCGCCATCGAGAACGGCCACGACCCGGAAGCGTTCCGCCAGTTCCTCGCCGCGCGCGACGATCAGCCCCTGCCGGAAACCGTCGACGGGTTCCTGCGCGACGCCGAGCGCGGCGCCCGCGCCCTCAGAATGCAGGGCACGGCGTTGCTCGTCGAATGCGCGGACGCGAAGATCGCCGCCCGGCTCGCCACGGACGCGCGCACGTCCAGGCTGTGCCAACGCGCCGGCGAGCGCCAGCTCGTCGTGCGAACCGCCTCCGAGAAGGCGTTCCGCAAGGCGGCCCGCGCGCTCGGCTACGGCATGCCGCCGGGGTGACGCCCTCCGGTCGCGCCAGGCCGCGCGCCGGGCGCCGCGCCTATTCGTAGTAGCGCTTGTACATCCCGCGCCGGAACAGGAACCCGCCGAGCGGTCCGAGCCAACCGAGGACGTGGTACTTGTAGCCGAGGTCCATCAACTCGATCAGGTTGCCGTCCATGTCCTTCGCGAAGAAGAACGAGTGGCCGCGCGGGGAGCGCTCCGGCCGGCTGACGACCTCGACCCCCTTGCTCACGAGGTAGTCGTACCACTTCTGCGTGTTGCGGACGTCGAAGGCGATGTGGGTCAGCCCGACCCGGTTCCACGGGATGTCGACCGCCGGCTGGCGGGGCCGGAACTCGAAGATCTCCAGCACCGCCCCGCCCGGCACCCGGACCCAGCCCACCTTGCAGCTCGGCGTCTCGGCGTCGACGCCGAAGAAGCTCCGCACGCGGTCCGGCGGCTGGTCGGCGACGCCC from Acidobacteriota bacterium includes these protein-coding regions:
- a CDS encoding VOC family protein, which produces MHDILAAADDVRRRDGDSRLTRRSFMGSLAALAAAPAVLPRTGLAAGQASGPPIPVRSWNHLTLTVTDIGRSREFYQGLFGMTIAARQARTLVLRIGNGPQFLALGGGRPDVQPRISHFCLTVDDFDDARLVRILGENGVAPAEPGGGNAPRRVRIRMRGAEFGGAPEGTPELYFGDPDGVVGQLQDVTYCGGEGLLGELCETPEPPPGAGLIALHDINHFTVFVSDQQRSIDFYQGLFGMPITRSQGALPLLSVGSGRQFLALAQGPGPARIHHASMSMENFQHEEVMATLEEFGIRPRAAGAQGPPGPLTSYVTMRMPDRGGAPEGTPELYFTDPDGILLQIQDVRYCGGGGYLGDVCA
- a CDS encoding VOC family protein, whose amino-acid sequence is MRARSFSHAGITVSDFNRAVKFYWDVFRCPLVGVADQPPDRVRSFFGVDAETPSCKVGWVRVPGGAVLEIFEFRPRQPAVDIPWNRVGLTHIAFDVRNTQKWYDYLVSKGVEVVSRPERSPRGHSFFFAKDMDGNLIELMDLGYKYHVLGWLGPLGGFLFRRGMYKRYYE